The DNA region CGGGTGGGGGGGCCCCGCGGGGGGCGGGGGGGCCCCCCGCGGCCCGGGCGCGGGGCGGGGGGGCGGAGGGAGGGGCGGGGGCCCCTGGGGGGGGGGGGGCGGGGCCCCCCCCCCCCCCCCCCCGGGGGGGCATGGGCCCACGCCCCGCCTCACAGAGGGCCACCTGCAGGGAGAAGTCCGTGAAGCGGCGGGCCTCCCCGGAATCGGCGCGCTGGCGGACCCAGTGGTGGAAGAAGTCGACCTCGTCGATCGCACCGCCGATCCGGCCGAAGGGATGCCAGAAGCCCACCGGCGAGGAATCCACGGTCCACCCGTCGAAGCGAATGGCCAGTTTGAACGTCGCGTCGCAGGCTTCGAGCCAGCTCCGCTCGTCGATTCCCAACGCACGAAGGGCCCGGACGAGCGTCGGGACGGACGCTTCGCCGACGCCGATCGTGGGCACGCCGGGAGACTCGACCAACGTGATGTCGTGCCGATCCCCGCCGAGGTGACGGCGAAGCAGGCTGGCGGTCAGCCAGCCGGCCGTCCCTCCGCCCACGATGAGGATCCGGCGGATCCGTTTGTCTGCGAGGCTATGAAGTCAAGGCCTTCGGCCCTTAGTGCAGCCAGCGCTTCCACCAGCGGGTTCCTCGGTCGTCCTCGCCGTGATCGCGCCCGCTCCCGTTCGATCGTTCTCGGTCGCCCGCGCGGTCGACCACCTGCGGGCGGTCGTCGTCAAAGGGCTTGCGCGGGTCCTGCGGCGCATTCGTCTCCTCGCGGCTCCAGAAGCGGCGCGGATCGGCCGCCACCGCCTCCAGGGTCGCGCCGGCCGGCAGGATCGCCCCGTCCGGAACGACCGTGCGCGGACCGATGCGGACCCCGTCACCCACCTGCGCGCCCGCGCCGATGACGGCACCGCGTCCCACGTGGACGTCGGCACCCAGCGAGGCACCCTCGCCGACCTTGGCGCCCGACTCGACGCGAACACGGTCGCCGAGCATCGCAGATGCCGAGACGTCGGCCGTCCTTGCGATCTTGACGGCCTCTCCGCGAATCGGCGCCGCCGGGGTCGCGTCCGCGGGCTGCGGCTCCGGCAACGCGGGACTGGGGATCAGCCGAGCGCCCGCGGCCAAGGCCGGGTCGAACCCGGTCAATCCGTCGTGCTCGAAGCCGATGATGTGGGCGAGCTCGTGGGTAACCACGGTCAGCAGGTCGATGCCTGCCACTTCGAAACCATCCGCAGTCTCGACGTCGAATTCACCGTCGTCCGCGGGCGTTTCGTCGATCCACCAGCCGTGGCCAGCCGCATCGATGTCGATCTCGACGAGCTGCGAAGAAGCCTGGCCGAGCAGCAGCCCCGGTAGATCGACGATCTCGAACCGAACCTCGCTGAGCTCGGCGACGGCGTCTTCGCCGAAGTTCTCGGCCAACCGCGCGATCGCTTCCTCGACCACCGGCGCCAACGCGGTGGGCTCCAGCGAGCCAACCGACGGGCTGTCCGACTGCGGCGCAGAAGCCGCGAGCAGCGGGGAAGGCAACGGCACCGCGGGCGGCGCGACATCCCCCGCCCGAACCTCGGCGAGCAACAGGTTGAAGTCGTCGATGTCGACGTCCCCGTCTCCATCGAGATCGCTGCCGATGCCGCTGTCCTGACGGTTTCGCAAGTCTGTCGTGAAGAGCGCGAAGTCGGCCTCGCCGACGAGCGCGTCGTCGTTCAGGTCCGCGAACACGTCACCGATCGTCGACGCCAAGGTCGCCGTCTCGCCTTGGACGGCGGCCAGCGCATCCTCGACCCAGACGCGCGCGGGGCGATCGTCGGCCGCAGGCGGCGTCGCCTCCGTCGGGTCCAGGAAGGAGAACTCCTCGAGCGAGGTCTCGGACGCAAAGGCGTCGAAGAAGGCGCGCAGCCCGACGAGACCGATGCCCTGGTCTTGCTCACGCGCGACGTCGAGGGCGTTGCCGAGCAGCAAGTCGACGCCGCCACCGCCCTCGAGAATGTCCCTTCCGGTGCCACCAATCAAGGTGTCGATGTCGTCGCCACCCAGCAGGATGTCGGCTCCGCCCTCGCCGTTCAGCAAGTCGTCCCCGGCCTCGCCGGCCAGCAGGTCGTCTCCCTCGCCGCCATTGATCGTGTCCGCTCCCGCACCGCCGAGGATCAGATCGCGGTTCTCTCCGCCGAGCAGTTCATCGGCGCCAGCGCCGCCGTCGAGGAGGTTCGTGCCCGACCCTCCATCGAGGGCATCCGCGCCCTCCCCGCCCAGCAGCAGGTCGTCGCCCGCGCCGCCGTTGACGACATCGGCGCCGAGGCCGCCGATCAGGATGTCGGCACCGGTTCCGCCCACCAGGAGGTCTGCGCCGAGGTCGCCGAAGGCGAACACCGAGCGTGTCGCGTCGCTGGCGTCGACGACGTCGGCGCCCGCGCCGGCCCCGATCCGCAGGTCCTCGATCCGCGCGTCGTGGAAGATCGACTGCAGCACACCCTCGGCCTGGTTCACCGCGACGACTCCATCGTTGATGGCGAACCGCTCCGCACGGTGCGTGCCGAGTACCGTCAGCGAGTCTGCGCTGCCGGCATCGTCGGACACCTCGATCGCTGCCTCCACGCTTCCGTCCCGCGAGAGCTGGACGAGGTACGCGTCGTCGCCGCCGAGACCTCGGAGGGTCACGGTGTCCACCGCGCCGGCCGCATCGGTCGTCGTCAGCGACGGGAGCTCCCGTACCTCGATCGTGTCCGCACCGGAGGTACCGACGAGTTCGACCTCGCCGGCGAGGGCGTCGGGGGCGAACGTGATCGACGTCGAGGTCAGCGTGCTGCGCGGCGCCGTGAGCGATCCCCCCAGGTCGATCTGCGAACCGGAGATCTCGACCGAGCCGAGGGTCAGCTCCCTTGCCCAGAGCGCGTCGGCACCGGCCCCGTCGATCAGCAGCGACGCCGTCCCCGTGGACGGATCGTATTCGATGACGCTCCCGGCCCCGAAGGACAGCCCGCCGAGCGTGTTGTCCGACGCGGTCGCGAGAAGCAGCCGGCCATCCGAATAGGCGTGAACGGCCGTCACGTCGTCCGCGGTTCCGAGCAAGTCCTGCGAGAAGAACAGCGACGTCGCTCCCGTGCTGGAGTCGAGTTCGAAGACGTCGCCCGCCCGGTAGGTCTCGCCGTCGATCGTCGCGGTCTGATCCAGCGACAACAGCGGATTGCCGTTCGCCAGGATCGTGACCGCGTCGAGATTGGCGGTCGTCCCGAGCACGAACTGCGTCGAGAAGAACGGCGACGCAACCAACGTCTCGGGGTCGAACCTGAAGATGTCGCCCGGCTGTACCGTGAGCCCCTGGAGTGTCGCCTCCGTCTCGGTCGACATCAGGAAGGTGCCGTTCTCGAGGCGGTGGAAGGCATCGATGTCTTCGTCGTTGCCCGGCCCGAACAGCGATTCCTCAAAGAGCAGTCCGCCCTGCCCCGTGCCCGGGTCGATCAGCGCGACGTCCCCGTCTGCCGCGAACACGAGCCCGACGGGCCCGACCTCGCTGCGGGAAACGGCGACACCCGGGAAGCGGTCCAGTGCGGCCTCCTCGGAGGCCGTGATGTCGCCGTCGAGCTGCAGCGTCGTGTCCGCCGTGATCGTCAGCGAGTCCCCGGCTTCGAGAGAGGTGCCTTCCGCGAAGGTCGCCGAACCGACGTCGATCGACAGCGACTCGTCTGCGCGGAGGCTCACTCCATCCGTGACCGACGCATTCCCTGTGACGCTCCACTCGAGGTTCGAGGCTGCTGTCGCGCTCGAGTCTCCGGACGCGATCGCCGAACTCGCCCCGGTGACCGACACGTCTTCACCGGCGAGCTCGAAGCCATCGACGAGGAAGAACAGTCCACCATCCACGTCGACGTTGACGTCCCCTCCGACGGAGACCAGGCTGCCGAGCCCTTCGTCACCGCCGTCCAGCACGACCCCTTGCGCGTCGATCCGGATGCTCGCACGGGCCGGCGCAGAGACGGCATCGAAGAACGAGCCCTCGACCAACTCCGTGAGCTCCGACGTCGCCGGATTCCACTCGAGAATGGCACCGCTGTCGATGATCGCGACGCCCGGATCCAGATAGCGTGCGGAACTAACAAAGAGAAGCCGACCGTCCTCGTAGGCGTGTACAGCGTCGATGGAGCCTTCGCCGATCAGCTCGTACCTTGACGCGTTCGCGATCGCGTCCTCCGCGAAGAACAGCGAGGCCGTACCGGTCACGATGTCGTACTCGAACACGTCACCCGCCTGGAAGACCTGGCCATCGATCGTGCCGTCGAGCTGTGACGAGATCAGCAGATTCCCGCTCGGGGCGACGCTGACCGCGTTGACGCCGAAGGTGTCACCGATCTCACCGAGCAAGAGCGCCGTGTCGTCGTTCGGGTCGTAGAGCACGACGGCCCGGCGATTCACCGTCAGCCCACCGATCGTCACGAGGTTGTTGGCGCTCGAACCGCTGAACGAGAGGACGTATCGGCCGTCGGGCAGCAGGTGGAAGGCGTCGAGCCCACGGTTGAAGCCCAGCGTCCCGGGGTCGAAGAGCAGCGACGCGGAGTCCGCGACCGGGTCGTAGAAGACGGCCTGGTCGTCGTTGAACAAGAGCCCGCCGAGCGTCGCCGTACCCGCACCGGCAATCGACAACGCGAGGCCCGGGTCCATCTCGACCGCTTCGGCGAGAAGGGTCGCCCCTCCATCCACCACCACGCCGACCGAGGCCGAGATCTCGATGTTGGGCGCGGTGATCGCGGCCCCCTCGTCGAACCCTACGTTGGCCCCGTCGATCGAGACCGATGCGCTCTCGAGGGAACCACCGACCACTCGCAGATCGTCGCCCGCCGCGTAGTCGGTTCGCCAAGCGACATCGAGCGTCGAACCCTCGATCGTGAGGTCGATGTCCGCATCGAGCCGGATCGCGACGGCGTCGACCGCGGTGTTCGTGACCGAGAGGTCGTCGTCCTGCGCTTGGATCTCGATCAGCCGGGCTTGAAGCGCGCTGTCGGCCACGTCGACCGGACCGGCCGGTGCGGTGACCGTGAGCCTGTCCCCGACGGTCACGCTCGCGCCGTCCATCGAAACGCCCACGCCCGACGGGCCGACCAGGCTCGTGATCGCGAGAGAATCGGACGCCTCGATCGCCGAGCCCGTTCCGAATTCGACGAAGGCTCCCTGAACCGTCAGCGATCCCTCGGTCGTGACTGCTGCGCCATCCGTGACCGACACGTCACCGGACACCGACAGGGTCAGGTCCCCTACGATGTCGAGTCGCGTCTGCTCGCCACCGATCGTGATGTTGTCCACGGTCAGCGACGCGTCGTCGGCCGAGACCTGGAAGCCATCGAGGATCGAAAGGTCGCCGCCTCCCGACGCCACGAGGCTGACGTCCGCGCCGAGTACCCGGAGATCGCCCTCCCCCGACAGCGTGATGTCGCCCGCCGTGGCCTCGAAGTCCGCATCGATCGCGCGCAGGGAACCGCCGAACGAGACGTTCTGTCCCGTCAGCGCGACGCGGCTCGCGTTCGGGCTCAGCGACAGCGCCCCCCACGACCCGGTGATCAGACCCGCATCCAGCACCAGGTTGCCGACCCCGGTGGAGGGATCCCAGCGCACGACCGCGCCGGTGCTCCAGCTGACGCCCGGAAGCGCGCCGTTGCCGATGGTCGTCATCAGCAGGCTGCCGTCGTCGAGCGCGTGGAGCCCGAAGATGTTCGAGAACTGATCGCGCGTGAAGGTCTCGCGCGCGAAGTACTTGCTGACCTCGCCCGTCGTCGGGTTCCACTCGAAGGCGTCGCCCCCGAGGAAGCGAATGCCGTCGATGTTCGACGTCAGCCTCGACGACATGACCAGGTTGCCGTTCGGCAGCATCGTGACCGCGTCCACGTCCTGGTTCTCGAAGTCGCTGAACAGGTCCTGGTCGAAGACCAGCGTCGCCGTATCGGTGCGCGGATCGTACGACACGACGTCGCCGTTGCGGAAGTCGAGGCCCCCGAGGGTCGCGTCCTCAGTCGTCGAGAGCAGGTAGGTCCCGTCACCGACTTCGTGGAACGCATCGATGTTCTCGCCGAGGTCGGCGAATGCCTGTTCGCGGAACAGGATCGAGCTCTCGCCCGTCACGTCGTCGTGCAGGATCACGTCACCCGCCCCGTAGGGGAGCGTGCCGATCGTGCCGGCGGTGGAGGCGGACAGCGCAAAGCCGTCGCCGTCCCCGCGCCAGGTCGAGCCTTCCTCGACGCTGACATCGCCACTCGACGTGATCTCCACGTCGCCCACCGCGACGTCGGCGGTGGCCAGCACCTGGACACCCGCCGCCGTGAGATCGAGCGTGCCTCCGGCGAAGCCCTCGGTCGCCACCACCTCGCCGGTGACGTCGAGAATGATGGTTTGCGCCTCGATGCCGTCCGAGCTGTCACCTGCGAGTGCCGTCGTCACTCCGCCGACCCCGAGGTCCCCGGCGCGGTACACGTGGAAGACGCCCTCCGAGCCACCTTCCAGGTGGTCCACGTCGATCAGGAACGCCTCGCCGGCGGTGCCGATGCCGTCCCGCGCGTACAAGGCGGCGGCCTCGCCCCGAATCTGGGCGCTCCCCCCTCGGTTCAGGATCCGACCCGACGAAGCGTTCAGCACGATCGCGTGGAGGACCGCGTCCGTATCGACGCCATCCGCAACCGCCTCCGCGACGCTGAGGTCCTGAGTACTCGCGCCGCCGTCGGCCGCGACTTCGTTGACATAGCCACTTGCGAGTGCAGTTCGGAGCGTCACCGCCCCCTCGCCGGAGTAGCCACTGTCGAGATCGAGCGGGTTCACCACCCCGCCGATGCCGCCGGCCCCGGCCGTCCCTGCGATCAACGTGATGTCGTTGCCGACGACGTCGGCGGCGGGAAGGCTCGGATCGGTTCCGGCCGTCTGGCCGCTGGCGACCGGATCTTCGGGATCCACCGCATCCGCGCCGTCGAGGATGAACAGCGCCGACTCGAGCCACACGTCCCCGGTTCGAGACAGGATCGTGTCGACGAGCAGGTTCGCCGAAGTGCCGACGAGCACGACGTCGCCGTTCGCGACCGCCGTGACCCCGCCGAACTCGATGAGCTCCAACGGGTTGTCGACGCTGCCAATCGAACCGCTCTCAGCGACCAGCACGGCGCCGGAGCTCTGCAGATTGGTGAAGTCGTGATCGAGCCCGTCGACGATGGACCCACCCGTGGGCGCGGTCAGATGGACGACGCCACCGGAGTAGATCGTCCCGATCTCGAGATCACCAGTCGGTGTGGTCAGATGGATGTCGCCGCGGGCGCGCGCGTTCACCAGGCCCGACTGCGGGTCGACGATGAAGGGAGCGAGCGCCGTGCCGATCGAGCCGTTGGCGGCTTCGAGCACGAGCTCCCCGGTCGTCAGCGTTCCGGTCAACGCGAGGTCCCCATCGACCTTCACCCGGACGCTGTCCGTCCCGGCGTCGATGCCGGCCAAGGTCACGTCGTCCTCGGAGCCGAGGTCGACGCGTCCGTCGGCGGTGATCGTGACCTCGCCACTCGCTCGGATGTCGAAGTCCTCGGCGAGCTGGATCCGCACCGTTTCGATCTGGCCGATCTGGGAACTCGGATCGACGATTGCGGGGCTCAGCGAGACGCCCGTCGCGCTCTCCGGCACCAGGTCCGTCGCCACCGTGATGGACGTCCCGTCGATGGCGACGATCTCCAGCGCTTCGCCCGCCGTGTCGTTGAACGACGTGCCTTGGATCTCGAGGAAGCCGCCGACGGCGAACCCGCTGCCGAGCGTCGCACCCGACACCTCGAGGGTGCGCAGATCGGTCACGAGCACCTGGATCGCCGCGCCGGTCACGCCGTCGAACGCGATGTAGGTCACGTCTTCGCGCTC from bacterium includes:
- a CDS encoding tryptophan 7-halogenase produces the protein MGGGTAGWLTASLLRRHLGGDRHDITLVESPGVPTIGVGEASVPTLVRALRALGIDERSWLEACDATFKLAIRFDGWTVDSSPVGFWHPFGRIGGAIDEVDFFHHWVRQRADSGEARRFTDFSLQVALCEAGRGPMPPRGGGGGGPAPPPPGAPAPPSAPPPRARAAGGPPAPRGAPPP